The nucleotide sequence AATTAAACACAGAATTTGAAGTCCCTAATCCGACACACCCAAGGGAACTTCAGGCTCCTGGATCTTGCACATCAGCCCACTATGCCACATAATACACCTCTTTCACTGATATGGGAAAGACATTTGAAACACCAAAATCATATTGTACATGGCTCAGCTCTTGGCATACTGAAAACAGGTGGTGTGCttacgtagaatcatagaattgcagttaGGAGGGATCCCGAGTCCTCTAGTCCAAacagctgcaatgcaggaatctccatgaTGGCCACCCAGCCCCTGCTTAACAACCACCTGtgagggagtcagttccactatggaacagctcttaccaccataAGGTTTTCCTGGTATTTAGTCAGGAAATCTTTCTTGAGTGAGGGTTAGAAATGTGTCAGAACAATAGAGACCAAAGTTATTTGTTTTTCCCAATAGTTGTGTGTGAGTGATTGAGGGATAAGGATAAACAAGGTGAATGGGACAGGGAGTGCTACTGTGGTGGACATGCATGTACGTTGAGCTGCTGCCTTATCCCATTGGAAAGCCAAAAAAAGCACTTCTGCTACAGTTAAATCATACTGGGTTAACTAGGGACAAGATCAGTGAACATACTTTTTCCATTTATACCTTTTTAGTCGTCAATAATCAATGACTTTTTTTAGGAATTGATTCTAAACCGGTGGGTCTCATCCCATGAGCACAGTGAACAAGAAGAGCTGTGATAAAATGGATTACGGAAATATGACAACTAAATAAAATGTCAAATGTTTTACTCTTGTAGAGCTGTCTGTGCATgttgaattacacacacacacactgttgttgttttttaaattaaaacctaGATGAATACTGACAGATATTCTCTGAACCCCCCAAATGTACTTTCTGTAGTTTTTACCCctgtcttcagtacattttattttattgcaatggctagtggctgatacaaataagattcttcttcttctgaatctATTTTGTCCATGGAGAACATTAAATTTGTGTTCTTGGTCCACCTTGTCTTGATATTTCTGTGAACTTTAGCCATTCTGCTACAGTTAATTAACCAAACTTTAGCTCAGGGATGGGCAAGTTATAGCTcttcagaggttgctggactacagctgaCTACTGCCCATGGTGTTGGGGACCAGCAATATCTGTAGAGCTATACCTTGCCCATCCCTGAGCTAAAGTTTGGTTAATTACCTGCCGTGTTTGTTTCGAATCAGAAACACACCTAGGATGGAATGTTTTCAGTTTTCTACCTTTATAAACTAACATTGCTATAGAGTAAACGTGCAAATGATTTAATGATTTTGAAGGTTACTTtcaatatgcaaaaaaaaagaaaaatcagaacACGCAAGAATGCAGAgaatgtctttattttatttcattcttccaAATGTCATTGTTTAGAAAAGTAGAAGTTTATTGGAACAGCCTCAATGTTCCATAGTCTGATGGATACTTCAGATTAATCCTCAATCTCTGTGGGACCGCCTTCTGAGTAGTGCAGCATGATTTAATACATGTGTTGCAGTCCCAGCTTCATGTTTTCTTGTGAGATGATAGGAACAAGAAATATAAGTGCCTTTAACATAAGGATTATACTTCCATTGCTGTATAGTTCCCTCATTATAAATTCAAATGGCAGTGCCCTCCTGAGCAGGAAGGTCAACCGCATAGAAGCCATTCTTGCATATTTCCTTGTAGATGGTGATATACTTGGAAGCTTTCCTTGTTCGTGGAATCACAAATCTCTCTGTAAATTCACTTTTATTCATTTGCTGCTTCTTTTGGGCACTAAGCACACAGTTAATAAATGTTAGTGCATAGGTGTAACAGTTATGGAGATGTTCTTCATACCTATTAAAGAGAGAACCAGAAATGAGCATAAGAAACCAATGTGATACAAACATTTTATTAGATTATGATCATGGTGCAGGCAGGCCACTATGCCAGAGCAATCCTTGACCAATGGAAACATGCACCAGCAGAACATCATTTATGGAAGGGTTTAAAAAATGGTGGAACTTGGGGATGTGGTGGAGCAAAGCCACCATTGGTTAGTGTCTTATGTTTGCTGAGGTTAGTCACATTCATTCTGTCTATACAAAGTTCACATGGAAATGATGGAAAGATGCAGATGCTAATATCGCCTCCCACCCCACCTAGACAAAACTTTCATGTCATGACATGTGCCATGTGAGTTACATCACACTGccctcatatttttttaaaaaaacaactacacaAGTGGAAACTTCTGCCTTCTATTTAAAGTTCTAACTTTCAGTATGAGGCTTAATTTTCCTTCAGTTATATTTGGTTCACCCATAAATTTATCTTGGATGCAGTTCTTACCACCTTTACATTTTTCTCTTCTTGGAAAGCTGAATTTAGCAATAGCATTTAATCTCTTTTTGCATATTGCCATGTGCCCAAGATTCTACTTGTCCTGCGATTCTCCAGTGGGTAACAAAACAAGCATATATGGCATATGGAGCTGTAAGGAAGGATGTGGTTTACATATGCTAACTGAAGTGTAACTGAGGAACTCTGTAGTCAGGTTAACTTTGCAATGTGTTCctaattattattaaaacagtGCTGATTCATTAAAATTggtcaaaatacaaaaaaaagccAGGGAATGTCATCCTTGTATGATATTTTTGTAAGTTTCTCACTTTGAAAACCTATTTCTCTAAAATTCAAAGTATGTATTGAGTTAATTTTTATGAGATACAAGTTTAGGTTTCTTAAAAGGACAGTGGCTCTGAGTGCTTTTGCAGCCTATTCTTAGGCAACATACTACTGGGTGGGctttgcttaaaacaaaaacagatgatGGGCTCAACCGCAAATTTTATGACTGCCTGTTTAGGATCCAGAacaaaatggtgtttttttaaataaagaaaataagatttatgtctttctttccttaCCGAACTGCAGTAAAATTACAAATCTCATGGTAGGCACATGCTCTCACCACCAACATTTCTTATGTCACACACTCTTAGCAAAAAGAGTGCTGTAATTTTCAGAGTAGTGTCTTTGCCTGTAACTTTTCCATAGCTTGGGGATGCCAATGAGTCCCTTCTTGAATTACTTGAAACCTGCACAAAGCTCTTGTTCAATTAAAGTAAGAGAGAATATATTCTACGTTtacattaatttttttcaaaattccAGAACTTGTAAGTAATCAGGTCTTTACCATTTGTTGGTGCTTTCTGGTATTTGTAATCATCACTGTATAGATTATGCTGGGTCGCAGAAAAATAGCTTGACTAAAGCCTTTATAGGAATGACGTTCCTGTCACTAGAAGTACTTGAAAAGCAAACATAATACTTTTTGTTTTCCACACTGAAACCAtaggctgtacttgagggactaTTTGGAATATACTTCCAAGAGAAATCCATCCTAATAATCATTGGATCAGTGAAAATGGACACTGAAATGTTGCTAAGGCCTAGATTAGCCTTCTGGTACTCTGgaaattttggactacaactcctatcatttcTGACAATTGCCTATGCTGACTGCGGCTGATGTGAGTGGTGGTTTAACGCAGCTGGAGAGCACCTGGTTGAGAGAGGCTGACAGAAATGATGAAAGCAGTGAAACCTGCCTGTATTTAATTTTGGTTTTGTTGGTTCATCTTCTGACAGATGTGCAATTCTGTACATGCTTACATCCCGTTCTTCTTTATCAGTGTATCAAACGGTCGTGTACATTCCAATCAATTCCTGTTCCTTATGGAACACATCTGACAACTTTGAAGAGCAGTTAAAGCCAGCAACGATATATTTGGTTGCACAGATGAGCTTTAACTGAGAATTGGATGGGATTCCAGTGATAATTTATTCTGCAAAACCATAACACTACAAAGTTACATGGAACTGCTTGCGATGCCTCGAGTCACCTCTCCCTTCTAGTATTGTTCATACAATACATACTATCAGAATCTCTCAATTAAGCCCAAAATATACAGAAACGGTTAAAGAAGGGTTAATGAAGATACAGGCCTCAAGAGTAATTTTGTCTAAAGCCATTTCTCCAAATGACTACATCAGATCCTTGGAGTTACCACTTAGGCAGAGTTCCAAAACAAAGGATGTCTATCTAGTTTAGCTGCCTTTAAACACATTTGTCTGAGCGTCTTACCTGTGTGGAAGCCAGATTTCTGCTGCAGAGAATTGTTCTAGGTATGTATCCCATTGGTTAAGCAGACCATACATGTCAGGCTGGACTAGCTGAACACGTACACATTGTTCCCATCCATGCTCAGCTATGTTAACTCCAGTTTCGTTGTAATTATACACTAAACCTGAATACACAGCAGCAGGACAAAtcagaaatgcaaaatgcaagGATTAGTTATGACATGTTGACCAATAGTATAATTCATTCCATTCTGTTAATTGCTGTCACTTGCAATATCAttcccatttcttttacaggCTCATCTGAACAGTAGTTCTAAAAATCTTGGTTATGTGAACCCTGAGTATGTAGTCCTATGAATGTCAATGTAGTGGCATAATTAATTACCTACCGGTAAATTGTGTAATTTCGCCACAGCAGAAAGCaagacaagtacagtggtacctcaggttacatacgcttcaggttacatactccactaacccagaagtaacgcttcaagttaagaactttgcttcaggataagaacagaaatcgtgctctggtggcgcagcggcaacggaaggtcccattagctaaagttgtgcttcaggttaagaacagtttcaggttaagaacggacctccggaacaaattaagtacataaccagaggtaccactgtaacatttTTGGCAGAAAACAAAGCAGTGCCACATAAAACCAATACAGGTGGAACAAAAAAATATGCCTTCCTACATCCCTAGGCACAACTGAAAAGAGCTCTAGCTACAGGCAATCTTATATGAGAACTCTCTCCAGAAAAAATGGTTGTGTAGACTTAGCGGAAAGGGGATTGGTGGTATAGAAGGATTGCAGTTCACATAAGGAGCCTGAAATCttgggaaaggaagagaaatcAAGGGCCAGAATGCCAGGAGGCTAAAGGGGGAGACATTGTAGGCAATAAGCAAAGGATGAGCAACctgagagaaggaaaggagacCAATAGACATATATAGAGAATCTTAATTTAGAAAGTGAATTACAAATGTCTCTTACCATTATTATTGGTTATTCCAACATGGAGATCAGAACTTCCATCATACCCTCTGAAAGAAGACATTTAATATCTTTTCATGTTGGAAAACAATCCAGGTATTGGGGAGGGAAATGCTATACTTTTGCAATATAGAGAGATGTCCTGTTCCTTCTCTCTGCCCTGAAAAGACTGACTGCAGTCTTATCAAATGTAATTACTGttccatttaattaattaaacttcTAAATGAGTAAAAGGCTGCCTCAATCTGGCAGCAAATTATACATAATATGCATACAAAAAAGCACTTATAAAAACTGCAGGTAGTTAGAACCATATTAGAAGAGGTATCAACACAATAACAAGTTAACTTCGGCAATTATTTTCATCCTAATGCAAATGTTATTGATAGATTGCTTAACTAAAACTCATGCAGGTAATTGATCAATACTTTCATCAAGTTGCACCCCACGTTCTGTAGTTTTTATAATtcctctaaaccaggcatgtgGAACCTTTAAGCTccccattgttcctttgcagctatGTGGGTCCCATGGCACAACATATGACCACAGATGTGGGATAGTTGGTTGTAGTTTGCAAGAAATGGCCTCATATATTGAAGCAGGACTCCCGTTGGCCCAAATCTGGCCTGAAGCACaagaggttccctacccttgctCTAAATCACTGTTTCCCAAACTctggtctctagctgttttgagactacaattcccatcatccctcaccgctggtcctgatagctagagatgatgggatttgtagttcaaaaacagctggagacctaagtttgagaAACGCTGCTCTAAACTGATTGTGGGATTTGTAACTCTATAaaggttgctgttgtttgttttcatttctataccgctttatatttttaagaaaaaatctcaaagcagtttacggtTGATCACTAAATTCTCCTGACCCGTCAATTTGGTTTCAAAATAAATTTTGACTCACTTTAGTAAATTATGCAGAATTTACTCATTTCTATACCAGAGCTTTGTCTGCAGAAGGTGCCatgattatttcatttttaaaattttacaaaCCATTTAATCCAAGAactctctaagcagtgtacataatAAAATTGTAGGTTAACACAGCCAAAATCCACTATTAAGAAACATAtacatgaaataataattattaagaCACAGATGAAATCCATAGAACTTCTAAAACAAATAGAGGTAACTAAATCATATGTCCAGGTAGGCTtactaaaataaaaactttttcaGTGCATGTCTGAAATATAGTGAGGGTGCTGCCAAATTTAATGATCAACTCCTTGCAAAGGCAGAGCAgacattatatggcacttgtaaaagtgcaAGTTCCCCAGATCAAAGCAGTCAAGGCCTTGAATGGCAGAACCTTGAACATGGCCCAGTGACAGACTGACAACCAATATAGATCTTTCAGCAATGGTACCATCATGCtgttggccaaactgcaggaggcagtgaaagataggcgtgcctggcgtgctctggtccatggggtcacgaaaagtcggacacgactgaacaacaacaaccatcatgCTGGCAAAATCTCATTCCTATCAgtcatcatgctgcagcattctgcactacaTGCTGCTCATTCCTTGGCACCTCTAATCCTGCTGCCACATTGCAAGGATGAGTGAGAATTTAGCCCCAGATCTTGGGAAAACATTGCTACCAATCAGTGGACTGCAGCAGATGGACTGATCTAATCCATCGTAAGGTAGCTTTCATATGTCTTCTTTCTGAGCAATCAATCAAGCAAAATGAACATAAATACTAAACATAGCACTGTTGAGCAGAAAATCCTACCTTAGAAAGGTTCCTGTAGTAGGTTTAAGTAAAAAAGAACATCTTTCTCTGTGCCCATTAACAAATGGGCTGGGGATAGTGACAGGTGCTTCTTCCAGTTTCCTGTAGAACAGGCTCTGCCCACACAGGGGACAATGCTTGGGCACAAAGGAACAAAAGATGTCTCTCTTACAGTGGCTGATTTTGATTAAGCCTCTTTCCGAGTCCAAAGGCTGCATGATTTCTGCCTCCTCCTTGTGCAAATGCAGCTGGTCTTCTACCTGGCACAGGCTTATGGGTGAAAGGCAGAGCTTAAACACTGAAATGGGCATGGGAAAGTGGGTGGGATTTGTTAGCTGTGCAGGTGAGAATGACAGATCAGAGATCCAATTACTCCTCtaacagagaaggaagcagggaagggggcagggagggagggtttTCAGGTGGACATTCCCTTAAAGAGCCAGTATTTGTTTTTTCACATCATGATGAGGTTATTCTGCTGTAGATTCACACGGTATGGCAGGTGTAATTTGTCCACTCCCGTGGTCAATATTGGGTCAGTTCCAGCTAGTGGCTAGCCTTTTGTTTCTCTGCATATAAAACCAAAACCCCAAAGCTGATgctgcacagaaagaagaaacaaaatttaaaaaaataaaattccatccagtagcaccttagagaccaactaagtttgttcttgctatgcacacgaaagctcacaccaatgttttttattttgtttcaactacggcagaccaacacggctacctacctgtaaacagaAAGAAGACGACACCCAGgagcagatctactatgaaactaatgaagcttaaatttcagggcccctaatcccagacgGGCCCCATAAGTGACTTCAGTCCATGTTGCTTAAAATTTTGGGGTCTAGTACACTCAAATTGAGTCACACGATTCAAActgattaattttttgttgtatatatttcaactcCAACGTTTGAAAGTCTGTAGTGCAGATGCTGCAAATGTGGTGTGTCCTGGCAAATTGGCTGTTCTGCTGAAGAGCGTTTAAATTCTTTCTGCATATTGCCTCTAGAAAATTATTTACAAGGACTGCAAACCTAAGCACACTAAACAGAGAATAGCCTTACTTCTGATTAAATCTACTTAGCCTTGTATATTGCATTTGGGGAGACAAGAAAGCAAAAGAAGGAAATATATTGTctctcagttggcagagcataaGACTTAATCTaaagggccatgggtttgagtcctacgttgacaaaagattcctgccttgcagggagttggactagatgatcctcgtaaCCCTAGATGACCCAACTcttcgattctatgattcctggtgTTTGTGACGTTTCCCGCCCTCCTTGCTAGGGTGATGTGCAGCTCCCAAACAATTCGGAGCCGCCGTGGATTGAGAACGACTGTCTGGTTCAGAGGCGCCGCTAGAGGGCGCGCCGCCTCGCTCGCGTTGGCGCTTCAGGCGCGCGGCCGCTCTAGCTCCACAGGCTGGCAAGGCGCTTCGGCAAGTCTCCACGTCCGCCGCCGGCATCCATTTCCGCCACAGCCAAAAGCATCCGGCCTCTAATACGGCCGCGCGTACTTCACTTAATGCCTTCCGACCGGAAACCAGTTCCTGCAAGAAGAGGCCGGGTAGATTTGGCAGGGCTCCCaaacagctcctcctcctcccttcgcCCGCCGCCTTAAGCTCCTCAGGGCTCAGCGGAACCAAAATGCGAGGAGCTGCGCCGGGAGGGGACGCCGAAGCGGGAGCGGAGCCGGAGGAGACATGAGCAGCACTAAGGACGTGACCTGCAGGTCAGAGCCGCCGAGGACTGcgatctctcctctcccttcccccacccaccgcCCTACGGCGCGCGGGCACGCTCCGCCCCTCGCCGGGGAGGGGTCGAGAGGCGACcgggctccctccctcctgcctctgGCCCGTTAAACTCCCGATATCCCTATCCccatccccctcccccacccaacggaaggggaaggagaggcgGGCGTCGCTGCTTCTGCTTCCTACCTTTGTTCCATTTCCCTGGTGACAGGCGGACACACCCCGCTCCCGCCTGCAGCCCCGCTGGTCCCAAAGCCCCGCAAGGGGACCCTCGTAGGCCTAGAAGCCACTAGGTGTATAGGGGGTCCTTTGGTATCTGGCCTCCTTGGGGGAAGAGGACGAGGCAACTTCTGTGATcctgccccccccatccctacctaGCTCGCCTCCGCACGCACCTGTGTGCGTCTCCTTGTTTAGCTTGCTTTTGAGCAGCTGAAGTTCGCCCCAGTAGAAACAGAAACTTAGTTGTGCGAGAGAAGGAACCCAAGAgtagccctgttggatcagatctGTGGCCCTTTCTGGTCCAGCATCTCGTTCTCAACAGTGCGCAAGCGGACACGGAGCCATAATAGGAGCACAACAGCGCTCTCCTCACCTGTGAATTCCGGCAATGGAAATTCAAAGGCATATGCTGCCTGGGATGCTGACCTTCATGAccctataaaaaataaaaaaaaatccttccagtagcaccttagagaccaactaagtttgctcttggtatgagctttcgtgtgcatgcacacttcatcagatacgggtgctgctggaaggaattttttaattttttattttgttttgactatggcagaccaacacggctacctacctgtaacttcatacCCTGATTGCTGGTCCTCACTGTGTTATGTGGTAGGacattccatagtttagctatgctcTGAAAAGAAGCATTTCCAGATTTTGTATGTCCTGAATCTCCTAtgattcagcttcatgggatgtgcCAGTTTGTAGTATTACCCAAACAGAGAGAgtgaattgtttatttttttaaaagtaagcctTTTTAAAGAACATATTCTGTCAAGTGCattttctgctatttatttagtCAGTTGCTTTATATTGCCCAGGGCAatccaaaaatacattaaaaccaagaggaaaatgctttaaaaacaacccatccgacttctaaaaggccacagatagttaaaggtcAAAGGCCTTGTTACAgaagaaagtttttgcctggtgcctaaagctaTATGATGAttgtgccaggtgaacctccctggagagagcactCCACAAACAATGTCTGTTCTCCTGTTGCTATTTTCCAGAC is from Lacerta agilis isolate rLacAgi1 chromosome 2, rLacAgi1.pri, whole genome shotgun sequence and encodes:
- the MKRN2OS gene encoding MKRN2 opposite strand protein, with the translated sequence MPISVFKLCLSPISLCQVEDQLHLHKEEAEIMQPLDSERGLIKISHCKRDIFCSFVPKHCPLCGQSLFYRKLEEAPVTIPSPFVNGHRERCSFLLKPTTGTFLRGYDGSSDLHVGITNNNGLVYNYNETGVNIAEHGWEQCVRVQLVQPDMYGLLNQWDTYLEQFSAAEIWLPHRYEEHLHNCYTYALTFINCVLSAQKKQQMNKSEFTERFVIPRTRKASKYITIYKEICKNGFYAVDLPAQEGTAI